AAGCTCTTGCCCGGTTTTCTTATCGGCCTTGCCCATGGGCTTTTTACCAGGCTTTACTGATTTAATGGCAGTAACCGGCGGGTCCAAGCCAGTGTCCGTTACGGGCGCCAAAGGTTTGTCCAGCCGGGCTATAACCTGGCTGGCCGGGTTGCCCTTAACGCTTTGGAGCCGGAGTTTCTTCATGAGATAGGCCTGGACCTCCTCAGCCCTGTCCCTGGGCGGCGCGGCCAGCAGGTAATAGGCCGGCTTGCCAGCGGATGAACCGTGGCTTACGAAAATGAAATGCCCCTCCCCGGCTTCTTTTATTTTCTTTTCCGCCGCTTCCGCCTGGGCGTAAATGGAGACTATAAAAACCAGTTGGTCTTTCTCCATCTCCGTTCGAAGGCCCGCGTCCCACACTTTTACCCCATCTTCAAATCCGCGCCCTTTCATGGCGCTCCACCCGTTTTCTATGAATGAACCGGTTTGGGCGGTGGAAGAGGGTAGTGGGGCGGTTACTGCTTGTGGCGAGGTTTTGGCCGGAGTGGCTGGCGCGGGTTGCCCCTTCACCGAGGGAGCCACGGCTGGCGCATTGGCCGGAGGCGCGAACATGTCCGTCCGTTGTGGGGCCGCTGGTGTCGGGGCGGAAACATCTTCAACCGCCTGGCCCATTTGCCCGGGTGTGTTTTCGGCCTGCTCCTGGGCCGGTGGCGTGGCTGGTTGCTCCACCGGGGCGGGAGGTATAAGAGGCGCTGTCGGGGCCGACGCCGCAAGCCTTGCGGCTTCCAATTGTTGTTTCTGCAGAAAGTCCAGCCCCAGCCATAACCCGCCGCCGATGAAGGCCATGGTCACCCCAAATGCGGCGTACAGCCTTACCCTGCGTTTTTTATCCTTATCGCCAGGGGCGCCACTGTCCAGCTTTGGCAGGGGTGGAATGTAGGTTCCCTGGCTCCTGCTTTGCTCTCCACGTTTTTCCTGGATTTTTTTAAGGGCTTCCTCGATGATGCTCATGACGTTATAAACAAGTTTTCCGGCTTACCTTATAATCTCTTCCGCCGCCCGCATCACAAGCCTTGCCCCGGCCCGGGCTTTACCGGCGCCGTAGGCGGCCAGCATGGCCCGGTCGCATATCTGGTTTATCCTGCGCGGGGCGCCGCCGCTGTAACGGTGGGTCAGGTAAATCGCGGCCTTGTTGAACGAGAACTCGCCACCCCGCCCGGCCACGGAAAGCCTGTGACGGATATATTCTTCGGTCTCGTTTCTTGTAAAAGGCATAAGCTTGTAGCGAAGGCTTATCCTTTGGGCCAAAGGACGCAGTTCTTTAAGGCCCAGCGTGCGCTCCAGCTCCGGCTGGCCCACCAGCACGAGGTACAACAGCTTTTCTTTTTCCGTTTCCATGTTGGACAACAGCCTCAACCCCTCCAGCATTTTCGGAGATAGCCTGTGGGCCTCATCCAACAGCACCGCCACTTTTTCCCCATGGGTGGCCAGCCGCACCAGTTCCTGGTATATGAGCCTCAAGGGTTCTCCATAGCTGGCGCTCTCCAGCGAAACTCCCGTAAGGTCGTGATAGATGGATTTCAATAGTTCGGTGTATGTGGGGGCGGGGTTGAATATATAGGCCGTGCGCACCCCCGGGGGAGGGTTTTTCAAAAGCTGTCTGCACAGCAACGTTTTGCCCAGCCCCACCTCGCCGGTAAGCAAAGTGAATCCGCCGGAGCCGGTGGCCAGCCCGAACTGGAGATGCCGCAAGGCCGCCACGTGTTTGCCGCCGGGATAAAAATAGTTGGTGTCCGGCGTGATGTTGAATGGGGCTTCGGAAAACCCCATGTCCCGGTAGCAGGTGTTGATGTCCAGCAGTTCGGCCATGTCAGTTCTTTATCCTTGGAGTTACGAAAACCACCAGTTCCCGTTTCACCTTGGAGGTGTATACGCCCCGGAAGAGGTTGCCCATGCCCGGTATATCCCCCAGCAGGGGCACCTTGCGTTCCGTCTCGGCGTTTTCATCCTGTATAAGGCCGCCGATTATCACCATCTCTCCGTCTTTTAGCCGCACGATGGTGGAGGACTGTTTCACGTCCAGCACCGGCGCGGTCACCAGCGCCTTGCCGGTGGAGTCGGTGGCGGAGCTTGTGCTAACAAGCCGTGTGACCACCGGGGAAACGTCCAGCATTATCCATCCGTCGGCGGAAATCTGCGGGGTGATGGACAGCACCACCCCGACGGTTACATACGACGTGCTGTAAGTGGTAATGGCCGTGCCCTGGCTTAAGGTGGTCTGCCCCTGGAAAAACGGCATGTCCGTGCCCACCTTTATCAAGGCGGGCTGGTTGTTTAGGGTGAGTATCTTCGGCTGGGAGACGACTTTTATTTCCCCCTGCTCTTTCATGGCGTTGAGTATGGCGTCAAAATCCCCCCGGGCATAGGTGAAGGCCACGGTTGGGTTGCCCGGGTTGGCCACGCCCAGGGGCGCGTTGGTGGGCATGGTTGATGGCGCCGCCAGCGTGCCGCCGATTATGTTGGCGGTTTGCAAGGCCCCCGCCATGCCGTCTATGTAAATCTTGTTCCAGTTTATGCCCAGGCTGAAATCATCGGTCAAAGTGACTTCGTAAATGCGGGCTTCTATTTCCACCTGGCGGGCCACGGTGGTGGTGAGGGCGCCAAGAAAATCCTCTATCCGTTCAACGTTTTTGTGCAGGTCGCGGATTTGCACCATGCCGGAAAGGCGGTTCATCACATATCGCCCGTCGGGGGAAAGCATGGTTTTCACCTGTTCTTCCAGCTCTTTCCAGAAAGCCACCTTGTCTTCCTGCTGGATGCTCATGCTTCCGGCCATCTGGGACGAGCCGCCGCCCCCACCGCTACTGCCACCACCGCCGGAGCCGGTGGATATTTGAGCCGTGCTGGAGCCTTTGCCCTCGCGGGACAGCCGCACGTAGTCTATATGGAACAACTTGGTCTCATATTTGCGGACGCGGATCAGGTTTCCGTCCGCCTCGTAAAAGAACCCGTATACGTCCAGAATGGCGTCCATGGCCAGGCGGAAATTCAAATCCTTGAATTTTACCGACACCACCCCGTCCACCTCCGGATCGAAAATGATGTTCAGGTTATAGCGGGCGGCGAACATGGCCATGGCGTCCCGAATGGGCATGTTCTCCGCTTCGAAACTGTAAACGCCTTTCAGGCGCCGTTCGGCGTCGGTGAGCTCCGGCTCGCCGGTGGTTATCATCAACCGGTCTTTTAAGCTTATGGGCGGGGTATTTTCGGTTTCCGCTTTCTGCGGCTCCGCATCGGGCTGGGAGGCGGATTTGGCGCCCCCGGAAGCGCAGGCCGTGGCGGCCATCACGCCTATCGCAAGAACCAGCCACCTGGCTACGCCAAACGCCTGGCCCCGGCGCCCGTTCCGCAATTTCCTGTTTTCCAATGTAACCCCATGGAGCCCGTTCATGTTAATTGCCCGGCCCCGCCGCGACCTGTTTTATCAGCTCGGCCCCTTTGACCGCGGACACAACGAACTGTCCATTGCCGCCCGTTTGTTCCGGTTGGGCCGCCGAGGCGGGCTGGTGAGAAGCTGGAGCCATAGGCGGGTTGCTCTTACCCTTTGAGAATGTTAGCTCTTCTTTGCCCAAGGGCCCGCTTACCAGCACCATTCCCGGAGAGATTCTCAAGATTTTGTAATTATCAATTATGTCACCTTCTTTAACAATCTTTTTGTTTATGTAGGCCATTTTCAACCCCGGTTCCACCACTATCGCTTTCAATATCAGAAGGTCCCGCGCCTGCTTGGGCGGGGCGTTTTCTTCGGCGGCATATGTGGTGACGGGGGCATAGGCGGTGAACGGGTCGCGGGTGGGGTTTTGCTCCCATCCCACGACGCTCAAATCCATCGGCGTTACCGTGCCCATGTCCACCGGGGCGCCACCCTGGGTTTGCCCCGTGAAAGGCGCCGTGACTATGGATGTAACCGCCGAAGTGACTGATGGCCCGCCGCCCGGGGCTTCTTCTTTATGGATGATGGGCCACACCACGTTCCGGAACACCACCCCGAAAGCTATAAGGGCCAGCGCCCCCACCACTAGCGGGTTGTTAAGCCATTTTTTCATGGCCGCCCTCCGGCCTTCCCCGCTATCAAGCGGGCGCGCCTTTATCCGTTTGGCCGTCGTTCACAAAACCC
This DNA window, taken from Nitrospinota bacterium, encodes the following:
- a CDS encoding AAA family ATPase, coding for MAELLDINTCYRDMGFSEAPFNITPDTNYFYPGGKHVAALRHLQFGLATGSGGFTLLTGEVGLGKTLLCRQLLKNPPPGVRTAYIFNPAPTYTELLKSIYHDLTGVSLESASYGEPLRLIYQELVRLATHGEKVAVLLDEAHRLSPKMLEGLRLLSNMETEKEKLLYLVLVGQPELERTLGLKELRPLAQRISLRYKLMPFTRNETEEYIRHRLSVAGRGGEFSFNKAAIYLTHRYSGGAPRRINQICDRAMLAAYGAGKARAGARLVMRAAEEIIR
- the mshL gene encoding pilus (MSHA type) biogenesis protein MshL, whose amino-acid sequence is MENRKLRNGRRGQAFGVARWLVLAIGVMAATACASGGAKSASQPDAEPQKAETENTPPISLKDRLMITTGEPELTDAERRLKGVYSFEAENMPIRDAMAMFAARYNLNIIFDPEVDGVVSVKFKDLNFRLAMDAILDVYGFFYEADGNLIRVRKYETKLFHIDYVRLSREGKGSSTAQISTGSGGGGSSGGGGGSSQMAGSMSIQQEDKVAFWKELEEQVKTMLSPDGRYVMNRLSGMVQIRDLHKNVERIEDFLGALTTTVARQVEIEARIYEVTLTDDFSLGINWNKIYIDGMAGALQTANIIGGTLAAPSTMPTNAPLGVANPGNPTVAFTYARGDFDAILNAMKEQGEIKVVSQPKILTLNNQPALIKVGTDMPFFQGQTTLSQGTAITTYSTSYVTVGVVLSITPQISADGWIMLDVSPVVTRLVSTSSATDSTGKALVTAPVLDVKQSSTIVRLKDGEMVIIGGLIQDENAETERKVPLLGDIPGMGNLFRGVYTSKVKRELVVFVTPRIKN